A region from the Acyrthosiphon pisum isolate AL4f chromosome A1, pea_aphid_22Mar2018_4r6ur, whole genome shotgun sequence genome encodes:
- the LOC100160207 gene encoding cytoplasmic phosphatidylinositol transfer protein 1 isoform X2 yields MVLIKEYRICMPLTVDEYHVGQLYMIARHSYEQTENGEGVETIINAPCEDPVHGKGQFTEKRIHLSNRLPYWVQAIIPKLFYIIEKSWNYYPFTITEYTCSFIPKLSVTIHTKFEDNSGTTENCLGLTGEKLVERIVDFVDVAYDEVSPKHYKEEEDLKFFQSKKTMRGPLPENWKNTTSPIMCSYKVVEASFEVWGIQSKAEEYIQKTIREILLLGHRQAFAWIDDWISMTIADVRTYECEMQRKTNTKVNACVTDAEAGENPTALDGEGGGGGLKSPKSFSPLTNLFSPSSSSSSPGQNNTSWFSW; encoded by the exons tacCACGTTGGCCAACTTTACATGATTGCGAGGCACAGCTACGAACAGACGGAAAACGGAGAGGGCGTAGAGACCATAATCAATGCTCCCTGCGAAGATCCCGTCCACGGAAAAGGGCAATTTACCGAAAAAAGGATACATTTGTCAAA tcgtTTACCATATTGGGTTCAAGCGATCATTCCAAAACTATTTTACATCATTGAAAAATCGTGGAACTATTATCCTTTCACGATCACAG AATATACC TGCTCGTTTATTCCGAAGTTGAGCGTTACTATCCACACGAAATTCGAAGATAACTCAGGAACAACAGagaac TGCCTCGGATTGACCGGCGAGAAACTAGTGGAAAGGATTGTGGATTTCGTGGACGTCGCATACGACGAAGTCAGTCCAAAACACTACAAAGAGGAAGAG GATCTGAAGTTTTTCCAGTCAAAAAAGACCATGAGGGGTCCCCTGCCGGAAAACTGGAAGAATACAACTTCACCGATAATGTGCTCGTACAAAGTGGTCGAAGCGTCGTTCGAGGTGTGGGGCATTCAATCTAAGGCCGAGgaatatattcaaaaa ACGATTCGTGAGATCTTGTTGCTCGGTCACCGTCAGGCCTTCGCGTGGATCGATGATTGGATATCGATGACGATCGCAGACGTGCGCACTTACGAGTGCGAAATGCAACGCAAGACCAACACCAAAGTGAACGCCTGCGTGACGGACGCCGAGGCCGGCGAAAACCCAACGGCGTTGGATGGCGAAGGCGGCGGCGGGGGACTTAAGTCTCCCAAATCTTTTTCACCACTGACCAATCTGTTCtctccgtcgtcgtcgtcgtcgtcgccgggTCAAAACAATACCTCGTGGTTTTCCTGGTGA